The nucleotide window GTCGCGCTGTGGAAATGTCCGACATATTAGCTCTGTCCAGAAAGTatagttttttgttgttttttttttttttcccccaccctCCCTCCAGGCAGTACCTGATGAGGAATCCGTGCCCCACCTTGCCTTTTCACCACCAGGTGCCTCCTCCTCACTCAGATTCTGTGGAATTCTATCAGAGACTCTCAACcgagacacttttcttcatatTCTACTACCTGGAGGTACTTGTTACCTTGCACCTATCCAGCTTGTAAGACATGTCCTCTATGCCGTTTTGTCAGTTCTCACACAATTGCTCCTTGCTCTTGCAGGGCACTAAGGCACAGTATCTGGCAGCTAAGGCTTTGAAAAAGCAGTCCTGGCGGTTCCACACAAAGTATATGATGTGGTTCCAAAGGCATGAAGAGCCCAAAACCATCACAGATGAGTTTGAACAggtttgaacagtttttttttttttaaacttttacagTATGTAACATTTGAAAGCTGTAGGAACTACACTCTCAACCCTAATTTAGTatgcaaatagaaaaaaatccattcataCTTGTCAACTTTTCTATGAGGTGGAGCTTCTGAAAAtccatttagaatttttttttttgtagaagtCATCAGCTGAAGTGTAACTATCTCTTTCAGGGGACATACATTTACTTTGATTATGAAAAATGGGGCCAGAGGAAGAAGGAGGGATTCACATTTGAGTACCGGTACCTTGAAGACCGTGACCTGCAGTGACACAATGATGGAGGAGGGGGCGGGTGGTAATAACAGAAGGATGTACTACTGTTGACATTCCTAGATTGACCTCAGAGCAGTGGGAAGGCACAGaagcttttcagtgttttttgggAGGGTTGTCAGTTAGTGCACATGCCTTTGCACCTTTCTTTTCCATTGAGTTCTGCCCCCTTTAccatattctttttttatttaactaaaGTTCTTTATTACCTAAATGctggaagtatttttttaagtgtcAGTGGTGCTTGAAGTGTCAACTCATTTAGGGCCTGCAAACAGCAGCACCCAGTCATGTAACACGTGAGGACAGTACAGGACCAAATCATTTGACCACTTCCAATTGTACCCCCAGCATCCCCCTCTAATGGTGGTATGTGTAGCTAGGTTGCCCTAGATACAGCTGGCCTTTCCCTTTGACACAAGTATGACTGCATCTGTCTATGCAAAGAaagtctgccccccccccttccttaaATGTAAAAGACTTTGCTGGGATCAAACTACCAGCATTACCAGTGTTTATAGTGGATTCTGTCtgtacaaacagaatttaaGCCAAAACCTGAGAAAGTATAAAGGCCAAATTGGCATGTGAGTTGACTGTTTCCCATGCTAGGCAACTTGTTTTATATGCAGACTGAGGATGCAGTTTCCCTTTTGACATAGTCCCCCCTTTCTGAGGAGAGGGGAGAATAGTTTTGTTACAGTCCCTTCCTAGTTATAGTTAAAACCTGTTCTCCCTGATTCAAAGTGAATTATACTGTCAGTTGTgttcttttaaataatacaCCCCTACCTAAAGTTAAAAACCCCAGAAAAGTGGTTAAATGTGGCAGGCAGGGGGCCTCTTGCATCATTCAGTGTAGCAGTTCTCAACGTTGGGTCCTGCAGACCCATTGTATATGCTGGGTTCCCCTACCCCAACTGCTTTTTGTAAATActttttgtaaatttctttaatgACCTATTGAGTGATTTGTATAACTCAAGCAACATTAAACTGAACAGCATTTGAGCTTTTAATTTACAGAGGAACACAATGTAAAATTTGGctcaatatacagtatgttcatgaTTGCAGTTGAGCACTATGAACACACAATGCATGTGTGATTAATGAAGCCTGAAACATACTTCTAAAATATTAGATGTCCACATACACCCACTACCTTTATAGACAATTGATGGAAAACTGCCCAACTAATTGTATAACAACTCATGATGTTAAAGAACAGCTCAAATCAGAGCTAATaagttacacaaaaaaaaaaaaaaccacaatggGTCACCAGCACCCAGCTTTTAACCTGCTGGGCCCAAAATTCTTTTGTTACAACAAAGGGGAAGAACCAATGAAATGTGAATCTGCTCAAAAAAAGCTATATAAAGAGGTTTCACTACTTGCACTTTGTCAGAACAGCATGGCAAaacagtggaggaaaaaaaactgaacaaaaggaTTGTAAATTACTAATAAAGTAACTTTTCAGGAATAGAACCCTCTGTTTGGAATCTGATCAAACAGGGATAATTATATACAATGCCTGAAATTCAGGTGCAAAATATCCCTTTGGGCACAAAGGTACCATTACAAAAGGATTAAATGATgctttggatgaaggtgtcagcaTGCAAGAACAAGTGATGATtcttacctttttatacagcaggctatTTTGCTGGTTTGTTCTCAATGGTAAAATAGTAAAGAACACCATgtcaagtccatgtccttaaccctTATGCCATGTGCAGCTCTTTActtgatttcattatttcactaGAAGTTTGACATCTGTAACACACTGCACAGAATTAATCTGGTTTTCTACAAGACAACTTTTAGTCAGTTGATTCCATGACATGCTGACTTGCATGGCCTTATTACTCATACACACAGTCTATAAAAAGGGGTTTTAGAACAGAATCCCATCCCTCtcaacactttttaaatgctggACATGAAATAATTGGTGGCAATACAAAAAAAGGGCTGATCTACCTTCATAGAGAGATGATTATGAAGTCAGCTACTAGAGCAGTCTATTAGTGTACCTTTATATGAGAAAAAGTTATCCAAgttgaaatgttattttatccAGCTAAATTGTATCTTAAACTATcagttttcagtacattttaaacagcCCTAACCATTTACATAATCCTGACAATTTCTACAAAATAGGTCACTAAAACAGGTTATGTATGCATCACATTTGAGTTTATTTAAACTAGAATCTGTCATACAAACAGTAAAATGACAATCGAACCTgggaaagggaggggaggggaaaaacgTAAAAAGTATTGCTCTGAAGTTCTTCCAATATGTGCTTGGACCAAGTCTCCCTAAATTTGACCCAGCATTTGAATGGTATGTTTGCCCATTACATTAGAAGTCCATGTCAGCACAGCCATGTATGCAGCACGGTGAAGTACCACGGACTCACATTTTACCTTCACCCTCCCTCTTGACCTTGAGAAACTCTGCCATATTTGAGAAATACTTCTGGTTGGCTTCAGCCACCTTCTTCTCTGCCGCTTGAGGATTCACAATCTCCAAGCCCTGTTAATAGGGGTGAGGAGAGatgtgaaattgttttaaaatggacTAATATTCTATGCAACTGAAAGACTGCAGTGGTGTTACTGTACCTGGAGTGGGGTAAAGGCTACACTGGAGCTGGTACCAGAAGAGCGATCCCTCACGGTTGACTTTCCTCCATATACCATGCTCTGTTTCTGGAGAGTCCTCTGTCAAAGgagatattttaaaagaaatattacactTGAAAAACATTCAGAGAAGCTCAAGATTGCACATTTACCACTATAAAATACATGGGAAAAAGCTGGAAATGCAATGCACCCCAAAGTACCTGCAGTGATTTTGAGATCCTGGCTTTAGTGGCCTCGTTGACCTGGGCCTGCCTGACGCGACCACTACCAGACTTGCCCAGCTGACCAAGACTGAATCCCAGATCCTCTTGGTACGCATCATCTTCAATCTTAAGGAGAGAGAGGTTTGCAGGTGTGAGAGTGAAATGTGTTAAGTGTGCATTAAATTAACAGGATGCATAAGAGTGTTACAAACACTGTACCCAGCAATCATGCAGTATAATCacttcagtattttaaaaaggcTTCCCTGAGACATCAAATTAGCCTGATCATTCATTCCTAGTTTCTGAAATGAAACCCAATACTTAATGGAGACAAGTATGGAAACAATACTTTTCCTTATTTAAATGGATCACACTAAATACAAGTCTCCCTCAAAGCAGTTAGCATCAGATTCACTATTTACCTCATTGTCAAGTAATAATACAATGGTACAAGGTTGTCAAATACCAGGTTGCCTCATCTGTACCATTTGCAAACTTGAATTTAAAGTGGATTCAGAAGCACTGACCTCTGCAAATGTCATTCTGTTTGCATGCTTCCTAATCTCCGTCAGACCCAACCGCTCTTTCATTTTGCGATACCTGAGAAAGGGAACATTTagaaagagggaggggggagaaaaaaaattacattcaaaATAAACTAAGACAACAAAAATGGTAGATGTGGCAATGCACACATACCTCCTGCCTCCTCGTTTCTTTCTCTGTCCATCTATGGGAGCAGGAAGGGGCTTCACCTGCTTCACAGGAGGTGGCTCCTGCCATTTGTCAAATTTCCTCTCAATCTCCTCCTTCAGGTCACAGCCAACCTATTGAAACCAGACAACCTGTCCCTCAGTCACCCCTCTGAGGTCACATGTGATCAACTGTGGGGTATGTAATGAAAGCTGGCTGATAAAGGTAAGACTAGCTGGACAGTCAGTCATACCAGTGAAATGGACAAAAACACTCTTGAGATGTTTGCAACTAGATCTCCTGCCCAGTAATACTGCAGTGTACCACTGATGTCTACAACCCTGACAGAACTAAGGAAAGGCTGAAACACACCAAGCTTCTGCCATCACTCCATTAAACAAATGCTGGCAAAACCTCACTGAGAATATCAAAATGCTTCAGCTCAAGGTCAGGCCTTGCTTCTCACCTTGCCATCAGCACTCTCATGGAAGCTGTCCACTCGAGCAGCCAGGGTACATTTTGCTGCCACCAGCCTGGCAGCCTTCCTCCGTAGGTCCTGCAAATCATTTGCTTTAGGCGGCTACCCTTTACTTCCATTTTGCACCTTTTACAGCAAAAATACCTACAACAGtcttaaaaggaaaagaaagaaaaaaaaaaattctggccACAAAGCATCAAGTAACTGACAATTAGCCCACCTTCAAATGCCAGATTTTCCTACAGTTACACTTACAGGGGGCAGGGACTGCACCACATCACAGTGGTAGATGTAGCCAGTGTGGGGAAGCAGTGAAGTGCTGCTGAAGCCCGAGAGGGACTTGCGCTGAGCTCCCAGCAGCATCAGATTACAAGCTGGCATCTTGGATAGATTGGTGAGTCCACCAGCAATGCCTGTGGGCAACAAGTGGGGTTCAGATGGAGCACAGACACTATGAAACAGTAGGCGCATATGGCCAATGTGCTTTTAATTATTTGGGTTCAAACAAAATGTGCTATTTCAGGATGGAAGGAATAAACTACATTTCAGTAACTTCCTCCATTTTACCAGTCCTTCAGCAAAGCACTCACCCATGATCTTGGCAGCAGTGGAAGCCCCAACAATGATGGAAAGGTTAGGGGCAATAAAGGACATCCTGGACTCCACATATTCGTAAATTCTGTGTTTTGATTGGTTCAGCTCTAAAGCCATATCACAGGCCTCCTCCAGCCGCTGTAATTCATCCTCACCGAGCATTGTcctgaacaaaaatattttaagcgTTCAGCTTTTAATTATATAACAAGCAGGAGTGTTTAAACTGCAAAATGCATCATCAAGGGAACTTTGACCATTTCAGTTAAATATCATACAGCATAAACATGGCAAGCGGAGCGTAAACCCCTCACCCTTGCGTAGTTGAAGCAGTCACACTGACGACCATGATGGTGGCATTGGTCAAAATTTGTTGGAGTGTCTCATTATTTTTGCACTTATCCAAGTTATTCCCCAGTTCCTGAGAAAGTGTGAGAATATTCATTAAAACTACCACTGAGTCATCCGCACCTTTCATGCAATTCTTTTCTCTCAGTAACTAATTAGTTGCTACTTTGTAATAATATCTACAAATAAAGATATCATTTATTTGGTAATTAGACATGATAGAAAAAAAGATACGCTTCGCCTAAACATAAGATTATATTCTCCTGTTAACTCCAGAGCAATGCTGAATATAAACATCtaacaaaccaaaacaaaaaaaggtctTACTTTGACAGTCCGGATATAATCCAAAGCGTTTGGCACTAGAGACTCCAGTTCTGGGAACCTTTTTGAGTATTTGTCACGAACAAACTTGTGGATGATGTCTGCagtgaaagaaataaattgcaaaGAAAGTTTTCAACATTATAAACAGGACTTATGTTCGGGAGGGGAAATGTATAATTATCTAAATTCAGTGCAGGATGAATTTATATAAAAGACTATCATCTATTCTATATCTTACCACAATTCCAGATCAACATTCCTTATATACTTTGGCCAAATTAATACTCTACTCTATTGAatttaaaactacaaaaaaaaaaaaaaaaaaaaaaaaaaaaaaaaattacttcatgATACCAGTGAACAAAGGGATGTCCATTTACTGACCAATTTTTCTTCtactttgtgtgtatgtatatgaatATTTGTACATCACACTGATTTTGTGAttagctgctgcatttggagcCAAAGATTGCCAGTTAAAATCTCACCTACTGGTGgggcacccttgagcaaggtactcactctaaattgctccagaaaaattaccctttagtataaacgggtaaatagttgttggtggcataatactgtatgtcgctttggagaaaagcagcagctaaatgaataaatgtaaatgctataGACTTTTTGCTCTTCTGCGCACAAGTCTTGATGGATCACCTTCAGTTAATTGCTGTTCATAAAATTATATAGCAATTTTGTACTCAAAAACAAGCTTACTGTACTTACTGAGTTCATTGTCAATTTCTACTGTCAAGTTATTGGCAGCGACGATGAGCCTGTACTCTGGATCTGCTTCTACGGGACCCGAGACTGAAAGACAGAAGATGAAAAACTAAGGGCAagacagctgtacaaatgaacTGCAGACCTGAATAACTGAGAATTGTCAGACAACTGCAGTTAAGCAGAAACATCATCTTAGTGGTTataaagtaaaaacagaaataggtCACCTTCAGAGTTCTTGCGCTGATTGCCAACATACTGAGCAATGTTCTCCGTGATATCTGCaaactgtgaaagaaaaagcaaaaatgacacctcacaaaaaaaaaaaacaatgccacACTGAGCTGTTcagcaaaggggggggggggggggggcagagacacaacacacaccacctCCTTACTTGCTTGCTGTGTCTGAGTTTTGCTATTGAAGTGACACTTTCTGTTCCACTGTAGTCCAGTTCCATCTCCTCGGGGATATCCTCCAGTCCTCCGACTGCTCCTTCTCTCCCCAGTGTCTCTCCATCGCTATCGCCACCTTCGCCTCCCGGGTAAAGTccatcctctccttcctctccagcctcctCCAAATCAGCCAGGAGTTCATCTGCGAGAGACATCTGGAGACGGGAGGGACAGTCACTCTTACCagcccaacagcagcagcactgacaaCACAGACGAGTGGAAACACTGACTGGTCACATATTTACATAAGGACCACAACTGGGCACAGGCTTGTTTACACACAGTGAGACATTCTCTTCTCTGAACTGAGACTGAATTGGctctaaataaaaaatatcatgCCAGTTCTCCTTGGCAAATACGtgtttattgcacattttttaatcaGTATACTCATTTGGCCATCGAATCAGAGGGAGCTGACAAGTCGTGGTTCGCAAACCCGTGACTGCGGGCTCAGTGCTGaaaactgcattcatttttGCCTCAAACCGACGCTTGCTCACTTACCTTGCTTCCTAGAAAATTCTTTCCTCTGCAGATAACCCACTACAGGCAAGAATGTGCTAATTATCTGAGAGCTACGGAGCAAGCAACCGCTTCGATCTACCTACAACCTCACCACGTAAAACAGACGGAATCCAAACGCATCAAACTAACGTTGTTTCGGGTTTCCGTACTAATGACGCACAATTTATACGTCATATCTTCCGGCGCTCAGTGGTAGCGTAGGAAAGGCGATAACATTTCAGTGCGCATGCGCCTTAACACCTGACCGTATTGCGtatcatttataaaaaatagCACGTGATTCCTCAATGAATTGTGTATTTGGAATAACATATGACATACTGGCAGAACATAATGTTTGTAGAAGCTGGTAAAATCTGAAGCTACATATCACTGTTTAGTCTTATGCGATACACGTGGCTGGAACATAACATGACATGTCGTTAAAATTTGTGTCTTGCAATACTAATACCTGAATCACATTTCTATACGTGCATCGAGCATTTTTACCTCTTCTTCCTTACAGCTTTTtactttcttaattttttcttctattttgtCTTTCCTAGACTGAGAACCACATCAGCCTCATAGCAGACTAACTCCTATTTAATATAAAGAAAACTCTGAATTAAAGAGTAGAAGACAGTACAATTTATTggcataaaacaaataaatgtttcacactCACAGTTCTTCATGTTATTCATCCCCTCAATTTTATACAGTAACTCATGAAAACCCTGGAATTGAACAGTACAAGTTTAAATTGATTTTGAAAACTTATTACTTAATACTATTTTTTTAGACATGGGCAGTTCAAAAGgttgtaataaatgaaaatcttaAATAATAAGatcaacaataaataataagtaaacAATACACCATTATATGGTCAGATTAGCTcattatctttaattttttctgtgCTGAGTTGCATTAATTTCCCTTAAATAAAGGTTACTAAGACAAAACCAACTTATACGTGTGAGCATTTTATAACAAACAATACAAAGCATTATATAGAAAGACATAAAATAAGACAGACTGTTACAGAATTTAATGGGCTTTGCAAAATATCTTGCTTTATTATTTGTTGGGAAGGAACAAATAAACCAAGAAAGATATTAATTAGTGTGTGCATAAAGTCCCAACTTGattaagttacaaagaacaaCTAGCATAACAACATTAACCACTTTAAatcaaagcaataaataaatgaataaataaatatgactgAAATATTACcttgtgaaacaaaaacaatgtataaaaacaaatttaaatagcTTATATTAATCATTACATGCATCCTAAGAATTATTCTAAAATAAATTACGGTAAAATGATTTTGTACACACATGTAAAATTcacaactttttcttttttatacaaATGCTGAATGATATTTTCAAAGAGTTCCAATGGATTTCTTTCCAAGTTGTAGTACACATATACggtttaccttttttttacaACGTTATGAATCCAGCTTAATCTTATACATAAGCAGAAAATGATTACACAAAGTGCACCCCTTTATATAAGGGAGAGATACACAATAAAAGGAAACAGGGAGAATGAGAAAGTGGGCACATAAAAAACATTCCCACCAAATGGCAGTTAAACAATTTCAGATATGTTAACAGTGCTGTACTGATAAAACTGAACAGTAGAGTACTGCCATGTCTGGAGCCAGCAGCAGGTCAGAGGATTGCATACCTGACTTTATTTGCTCTCTTCACTGACCCATGACTTCCAGCTTCcacacattgtgtgtgagaCATATCACAGTCTTGTATCAGTCATGTCCACAAAAGCGCTgtgtattaattaatatattatggGAATAAAAATGATGTAATTGCTCTTGATATGTAGCCTATGAGTGCTCTGATTTAAAAGGCTTAATTGTTAACTGTCAactgaaaatatacagaaaGTGGTAGTTTTGGTGTGTCTATTCTGAAATTAACTTGTAATAACAAGAACCTCAGGAGCTGTTTGGCCATGATAAATAACTTAGTTACAAGTCATGGTATTTGTATgatcaaaacaaataaaactagGTGCTGAGCAACTGATTGTTTTAAAGGTAAAAATTTTGTCTCCATCTGGTGCTGGGCTTGAACAGTAGAGAAGTCCTGACAATCTGCAGCAAGCTaatgaaaagtaacaaacaagAGTTTTTTTCAAGTTCTCGGGACTTGAGGGAATATAGAAACAACACATCAGACTAAATGAGGGTCATGGGCAGGGCTGACAGTAAAGCGTGATGGAGTTACAGGATTAGCGCCTGGTGACCTGGGGGTGACTGACAGATCACCACTTCCTCTGGACTGCGAAACACTTGCTcctgagaaataaatgtataaatgcatttaatgaaattgcatttaaacataattaattgttaaaaaaaaaaatcagtaaattaatataattttttaaaaaaacgaGTAAAGATACAAAAGGTTTGTTCAaataatatttgcattaataatACAGCACTAATATTAAGAGaatgataaatatttactttgatTATTTACACAGATCCTGTGTTAAAAATATACTCAGACTCTTtggaaacacataaaaataaatattttcaagttaaaaatacaatcTTCAAAGACACACACCATCTTCCTCCCTTGCTTTCAACTGCTCGTCAAAATGCTTCTTTAAACGCAAAATCATGTCTAATTTTAGTGGTGAGATGAGCAGAAGACTCCAGCCAAGCATCTCTCatctttgttaaaataaatggatAGGACATGTACAGCTAATTTTGAGCATAAGAATTTAAGtgacataatgaaaaataaatctctgAATGTTGAGCTTTCTTTTAATAAAGTTACAGAGATTATTAAACATTAAGATATGAAATTATATAACAAGTATCATTATACTTACCTAAAATCTCAGCCGATGAAGCACCACCTAACATGTCATGAGAAAGTGATGGACTGCTGGATTCAGAGCCAGTGCTGAGTTCATTGGTTGGAGTTTCCTGattttataaacaaaatgaagcagaaaatcagaaaaaaggtTTATGATCCAAACAATGAACTTCAGAACCGGAAGAACCTTTCTAATGTACAAACTAAACTGGAAAAGGCAAACAAGCAGTTTGGGACAGGATGAACCTGAGTCAGTATGCACAATATACAAACCTGATCAAAAAGATAGACAGTGACATCATcaaagaaagaaacatttcttcCTCTTTCCCGGTCTCTTTCCATTGGTTCCCGTGGTGATTTTAGCAAGCTTCGCAAACCAACTCTCTTGTCAACATCTGTTTCTGTAATAACAATCATCCTCCCAGCCCCTTCATCTTCCTGcccttcatcttcctcatcatctGGGTCACTTCCAGTCGATGCACCCCGTCTTCGTCCACTTTTATCTCTGTTTTCCCCCGTTTCCCAAAATCCTACCCTGGGATTTGGAGACAGGGGAAGAGAGAGTGCAAGTGGAGGCAGAGAGAGTGACAGACGGGCCAGCTTGGCTGTAAGAGAAGAAGCAGTAAAGGAGCAGATTGAAAGAGAAGTGCCATATTAAcacaactacatttacattacatttacatttatttacatttatttatttagcagacgcttttctccaaagcaacttctaatgaactctatgtagtgttatgagcccacacaccacggtgacttacactgctagaactACAAAAGACAATGTTGATAATTCCAACAGctaatgacattaaaaattGGAAAGAAAATTTAAGATTACGGTAAGAAAATACAGCTACATAACACTGTACTTCAACACTATTACATCACTATAACTTCATATAATGCAGACATTAATTTAGAAGGATCACGTAGTTTGTTGCCTAATGAACAATGAAAATCTGACAACACAACAGTCCCCCAGGAAAGATTTAGAAGCTacacatatacaaaaaaatacctTTCATTGCTTGATTTGAAGCAGCGGAGGGGGTTGTGACTTCTTGTTCAGTCACACTTAATGGCCCACTCAAGGCCACTGTAGGCTCATTTATTGTCTCAGAACAGGTGGCTAACTGGGACTCATCCTTGCTATGAAGagcaaaatagaaataaattgatAA belongs to Scleropages formosus chromosome 18, fSclFor1.1, whole genome shotgun sequence and includes:
- the prpf31 gene encoding U4/U6 small nuclear ribonucleoprotein Prp31, with translation MSLADELLADLEEAGEEGEDGLYPGGEGGDSDGETLGREGAVGGLEDIPEEMELDYSGTESVTSIAKLRHSKQFADITENIAQYVGNQRKNSEVSGPVEADPEYRLIVAANNLTVEIDNELNIIHKFVRDKYSKRFPELESLVPNALDYIRTVKELGNNLDKCKNNETLQQILTNATIMVVSVTASTTQGTMLGEDELQRLEEACDMALELNQSKHRIYEYVESRMSFIAPNLSIIVGASTAAKIMGIAGGLTNLSKMPACNLMLLGAQRKSLSGFSSTSLLPHTGYIYHCDVVQSLPPDLRRKAARLVAAKCTLAARVDSFHESADGKVGCDLKEEIERKFDKWQEPPPVKQVKPLPAPIDGQRKKRGGRRYRKMKERLGLTEIRKHANRMTFAEIEDDAYQEDLGFSLGQLGKSGSGRVRQAQVNEATKARISKSLQRTLQKQSMVYGGKSTVRDRSSGTSSSVAFTPLQGLEIVNPQAAEKKVAEANQKYFSNMAEFLKVKREGEGKM